The following are encoded together in the Argopecten irradians isolate NY chromosome 5, Ai_NY, whole genome shotgun sequence genome:
- the LOC138323615 gene encoding serine-rich adhesin for platelets-like isoform X1 has translation MWCPRSQSSVPMENAWNYGPRDQYFHHEMIHDQRYQGQDQYRDRQDRQLDVQDYPNRDSAWNRYDYIVSRQQQKTDSYRYNNVDKSREYGNWRVSRGHSRGRYRGEDKGRQGGYWNKRGSHPHRKMQGKRPCDVTFDRQEKKRRLNQTEHTYKDNFDSRSHGGRRSPSRESSRSSDSHRSRESSKDRKVLLSGNTDRFHSSKSCKRSADSTSEHSTVNRLHSKSERISAERERSKSKEKSTTSVLNSTSEVSKHRVEDEKKKETVGTENAAYPVSSTTTSGSVLKSVSLDKVSTSNTKSASNGPKPKYEKPIHLKPKPSVKTAARDTSVKAAPPSSTSSNIESKKTLPKIPKIPQTKTAGVTAVNNTGNSKISSSVHASKESSKKHHRHSVGGAPLQPSKKPQSSGTSLEKKHQIKKKHRHSSGNVTQTSPKNNMVVSSKTVSEVTSFEEDGDSSLSFLSERDETLPHLVHTKRHKRTSGSKSPLRKTVVEKTVAEKTVEADTLFHVSEEDRLCGNGKKPSQTMEKEENTQVSKTTSGKENVDQSSLKTDTNISKPSIKTHEKHKLKIKSHNKKKTQSESKDKVIASGKPADIEKVHNAAKQESSVKKLHTKSGDISEGKKQISTGSHKREGTGKESSSRKPLDQLFDSVPVMSVKKLPSEEKSDKSRTSENHPTEKEDVGSSVPSAGNSNITDKEPKESVLKSDRVSLFDLFKDSSEEQTQQKHKASVKTPDSKHSKRSPTKSSKDKDKHDHSKRKNEDKTNKSKSKKAKICESEGVSSSEKGNMSLNEGAMNASKSSAVSSSPSSHSTPDKVSSDMLEKDSSSLHNESDLSANSSGRHLDESSSVGTSFSLSSCMTSPSFNKSDTMLSDDNSEVETPSESSKPISEKSALIHSLIEKQTECDSSKGLSLCDRRESVGVLGNTSESEDDGDRLVIDLQPSVPSGEASSVDTPTEKKEEECFKLPTSKHEKSSQKRKQTQSDKDLHANDNKLSPDEVMDDHMDDFVDNEDIRLMTYNEGNIECPWTPMPATPYISSSQEEDMQDDESLPEENGGLSMDEGEETTSNHEEVETPVEEKQQISNQDDDCESQQEMETISNKETDLHKEMETNSGQEREAGLDEEKEINSDQEARLNPDPVKESCNQNQERDIDPRNEKEMNENQEREIREKSRSQEKEINQYQERVCSPQEEPLDQKIDILAAVRDVKPLSKVSEHAASAKVAPSPGKVSSDLPVTIKQEPVSSVEEYGVISHLQHSRHIHEPGLTRSSSAGHLTSQSQESSKPLIMRSQSVGGESTQSALDSCPKPNVSLDTLPQCGLEVATTEPTGTNAAPSPRSDSPIRDPYSASAINIIVKSGKLTTEQHEFMAELAKSLELLKVLGCSSIEIPLKHEKTFKDDTTYTSHGHFSPKHITDKNVMQCIVCQECSKILSPREFIEHLCGSVKTKEYDMVKLYSTTFEFCTEPSKKSDTCARVLLIIIFKLERSLYRAIKDAPVSQTVPAYDTPLAAGRRSTPTTAVFSPGVETTQSQVTQVSHQSAPCVTSTLDTSLTTSFPPVQSTSSALPTLQGNFPQTTEMIEDSISKSLAVGEYLTNIQKKVEATQLQPQIGVDIGMSAWSQGSGRRPSTECTTNVTGQSLQQNKISSIASLPGIGQQPTQDMSGFSLTQMKQLERCLRQPSTIETQKKTASDIYTSKEIPQPGSTLMPNLSRTVMENQRMQYGLHKNQDCVSQVPIPDSRMNKSLASSMYHGSGGASNTAMQGSFSPIWPVNNSIPTTCSTWNQGQPATNVQSRITGNASSEIPQATNNLRSFDVGHMSNHSSGQYQPNKITRPGANKSYKIVEPQGFTGKVGYIGCLMDTGINNDSASQSSNFVSNSTVGPFNGMSAHAPVTFPNSNMDPQRNTVPAPHGMFGPNNTTAPQSTFGPNSNTAPQSTFGPNSTTAPQSTFGLNSTTAPQSTFGPNSTTAPQSMFGSKNTTTPHGTMGPSSNTMSHGTFGPTSNMPPPYRNAVESQSHSAPQNSQNMMGVLESSNDGSIPRSTLQQNSRRHSTGQSNTPNLPGPSKASEGINAASVQQQSSTAAPPNPATNSSTCQDKFPPKAQESFWNSLGDKIHGEADAYQMFIMGQMMQRKSVEWLRDTLQETKLAMEKMDKEHKEEMRKRKESEENVTRTFNSFKTLVESFTKKHGENS, from the exons ATGTGGTGCCCTCGATCTCAATCTTCCGTACCCATGGAAAATGCCTGGAATTACGGACCACGTGACCAGT ATTTCCACCATGAAATGATCCATGACCAACGGTATCAAGGCCAGGACCAGTACAGAGATAGACAAGATAGACAACTGGATGTACAAGATTATCCCAATCGCGATTCGGCATGGAACAGATATGATTACATTGTCTCCAGGCAACAACAAAAGACTGACAGCTATCGGTACAACAATGTAGATAAATCAAGAGAGTATGGCAATTGGAGGGTGTCGCGAGGACATTCACGTGGTCGTTACCGAGGTGAAGACAAAGGGAGACAGGGAGGCTATTGGAACAAAAGAGGATCACACCCACATCGCAAAATGCAAGGAAAACGTCCATGTGATGTCACATTTGATCGTCAAGAAAAGAAACGACGGTTAAATCAGACTGAACATACCTATAAGGATAATTTTGATAGCAGGTCACATGGAGGTCGACGTAGTCCTTCTAGAGAAAGCTCTAGATCTTCAGACTCTCATAGATCTAGAGAATCATCAAAGGATAGGAAAGTTTTGCTTTCCGGTAACACAGACAGATTTCATTCCTCAAAAAGCTGCAAGAGGTCTGCTGATTCTACGAGTGAACATTCAACAGTGAACAGGCTGCACTCAAAGTCTGAACGAATAAGTGCTGAAAGAGAACgatcaaaatcaaaagaaaaatctACAACATCTGTGCTAAACTCTACTAGTGAAGTTTCTAAACACAGAGTAGAAGatgaaaagaaaaaggaaaCAGTCGGTACTGAAAATGCAGCATATCCTGTGAGTTCAACAACAACGTCTGGTTCTGTTTTGAAATCTGTTTCATTGGATAAAGTTTCAACGTCAAATACAAAATCAGCTTCAAATGGACCAAAACCTAAATATGAAAAACCAATTCACCTTAAACCTAAGCCATCAGTGAAGACAGCTGCGCGGGACACAAGTGTTAAAGCTGCGCCACCCTCCAGCACATCCTCCAATATTGAAAGTAAAAAAACTCTCCCGAAAATTCCAAAAATTCCACAAACGAAGACTGCAGGTGTGACTGCAGTCAATAATACAGGTAATTCTAAGATTTCATCATCTGTGCATGCTTCCAAGGAATCGTCAAAAAAACATCACAGACATTCCGTTGGAGGTGCACCTCTTCAGCCCTCTAAGAAACCACAAAGTTCTGGGACTAGTTTGgagaaaaaacatcaaattaaaaagaaacacagaCATTCTTCTGGCAATGTGACACAGACCTCTCCGAAAAATAACATGGTGGTTTCCTCGAAAACAGTCTCAGAGGTTACAAGTTTTGAGGAAGACGGTGATTCTTCACTTAGCTTCTTATCAGAAAGAGATGAGACATTACCTCATTTGGTTCACACAAAGAGACACAAACGTACGTCTGGATCAAAATCACCTCTGCGGAAAACTGTTGTGGAAAAAACTGTTGCGGAAAAGACTGTGGAAGCAGACACTCTGTTTCATGTGAGCGAGGAAGACAGACTTTGTGGGAATGGTAAAAAACCATCACAGACTATGGAAAAGGAAGAAAATACTCAAGTCTCCAAAACTACCTCTGGAAAAGAAAATGTTGATCAAAGTTCATTAAAAACAGATACAAATATTTCCAAACCTTCTATAAAGACTCATGAgaaacacaaattaaaaatcaagtctcataataaaaaaaagactcAGTCGGAATCCAAAGATAAAGTAATTGCTTCTGGAAAACCCGCCGATATAGAAAAGGTGCACAATGCTGCAAAGCAGGAATCAAGTGTCAAAAAATTGCACACAAAGTCCGGAGACATTTCAGAAGGaaagaaacaaatatcaacTGGATCCCATAAAAGAGAAGGAACTGGAAAGGAATCAAGTTCAAGGAAACCACTTGATCAATTATTTGATTCAGTGCCTGTCATGTCTGTCAAAAAACTTCCTTCAGAAGAAAAAAGTGATAAATCCAGAACCTCTGAAAACCATCCCACAGAAAAAGAAGACGTTGGAAGCTCTGTGCCCAGTGCTGGAAATTCAAACATTACTGACAAGGAGCCCAAGGAGAGTGTTCTCAAAAGTGATAGGGTGAGTTTGTTTGATCTTTTTAAAGACAGTTCAGAAGAGCAGACTCAACAGAAACATAAGGCTTCTGTAAAAACTCCAGACAGTAAACATTCCAAAAGATCTCCAACGAAGTCAAGTAAGGACAAAGATAAACATGATCACAGCAAGAGAAAAAACGAGGACAAAACGAACAAATCTAAAAGCAAGAAAGCGAAGATATGTGAGAGTGAAGGAGTTTCATCATCTGAGAAAGGCAACATGAGTTTAAATGAAGGAGCTATGAATGCCAGTAAATCATCTGCAGTCTCATCTTCACCTTCAAGTCATTCAACACCAGACAAAGTGTCCTCAGATATGCTAGAGAAAGACAGTTCCAGTCTGCACAATGAAAGTGATCTATCCGCGAATTCATCTGGTCGACATTTGGATGAATCTAGTTCAGTAGGAACGTCATTTTCTTTGTCGTCATGCATGACTTCTCCGTCTTTTAACAAAAGTGACACCATGCTAAGTGATGATAACAGTGAAGTAGAAACGCCATCGGAATCGTCCAAGCCAATCAGTGAAAAATCAGCTCTAATCCATTCACTGATAGAAAAACAAACAGAATGTGATTCCTCAAAAGGTTTGTCTTTGTGTGATCGACGTGAATCTGTCGGTGTCCTTGGTAATACCAGTGAAAGTGAAGACGACGGAGACAGGCTTGTCATTGACCTTCAGCCATCTGTACCTTCTGGAGAAGCATCCTCTGTAGATACACCAACTGAAAAAAAAGAGGAGGAATGCTTTAAACTGCCTACATCAAAACATGAGAAAAGTTCACAGAAGCGAAAACAAACACAATCTGATAAAGATCTACATGCCAATGACAACAAATTAAGCCCGGATGAGGTGATGGATGATCACATGgatgattttgttgataatGAGGATATTCGGTTGATGACGTATAATGAGGGCAACATTGAATGTCCTTGGACACCTATGCCAGCTACTCCGTACATAAGTAGCTCTCAGGAAGAGGATATGCAGGACGACGAAAGTCTTCCTGAGGAAAATGGTGGCTTATCTATGGATGAAGGAGAAGAGACTACCTCCAATCATGAAGAGGTGGAAACTCCCGTTGAGGAAAAGCAACAAATTTCAAATCAGGATGATGATTGTGAATCACAACAAGAAATGGAGACAATTTCAAACAAAGAGACTGATTTACATAAAGAAATGGAGACAAATTCAGGGCAGGAAAGAGAGGCTGGTTTAGATGAGGAAAAGGAGATAAATTCAGACCAAGAAGCGAGACTTAATCCTGATCCAGTAAAGGAAAGTTGTAATCAAAATCAGGAGAGAGATATAGATCCACGAAACGAAAAGGAGatgaatgaaaatcaagaaaGGGAGATAAGAGAGAAAAGCAGAAGTCAAGAAAAAGAGATAAATCAATATCAGGAGAGAGTTTGTAGTCCTCAGGAAGAGCCACTTGATCAGAAAATTGATATTCTTGCCGCTGTTCGTGATGTGAAGCCATTGTCTAAGGTATCAGAACATGCTGCCTCAGCAAAGGTGGCACCATCACCTGGGAAAGTGTCATCTGACTTACCTGTAACTATTAAACAAGAACCTGTATCATCAGTAGAGGAGTATGGTGTTATATCACATCTTCAACATTCAAGACACATACATGAACCAGGACTCACTCGATCTTCGTCTGCAGGACATCTTACCTCACAAAGTCAAGAATCATCAAAACCGTTGATAATGAGATCGCAGTCTGTAGGAGGGGAAAGTACCCAGAGTGCATTAGATTCATGCCCTAAACCGAATGTTTCATTGGACACTTTGCCACAATGTGGATTAGAGGTGGCAACAACGGAACCCACCGGTACGAATGCAGCACCATCTCCAAGAAGTGATTCGCCTATTCGTGATCCCTATTCGGCCTCCGCTATCAATATAATAGTAAAATCAGGAAAATTGACAACAGAACAGCATGAATTTATGGCAGAATTAGCTAAAAGTTTGGAATTGCTCAAAGTCCTAGGATGTAGTTCAATTGAAATTCCTCTCAAACATGAAAAAACCTTCAAAGATGACACTACATACACCAGCCATGGACATTTCtcaccaaaacatattacagacaAAAACGTGATGCAGTGTATTGTTTGCCAGGAATGTTCAAAAATTCTGTCGCCACGCGAGTTTATTGAGCATCTCTGTGGAAGTGTTAAAACCAAGGAGTATGACATGGTTAAACTGTACAGCACCACCTTTGAGTTTTGTACCGAGCCGTCCAAAAAATCTGACACCTGTGCCAGGGTTCTGCTCATCATAATCTTCAAACTTGAAAGaagtttatacag GGCTATCAAAGATGCTCCTGTCAGTCAAACAGTTCCAGCCTATGATACTCCCTTGGCTGCCGGCCGTAGGTCCACTCCAACAACAGCAGTATTCTCACCAGGGGTGGAAACAACCCAATCCCAAGTGACTCAAGTGTCGCACCAGTCCGCACCTTGTGTTACATCGACCCTGGATACGTCATTGACTACCAGTTTTCCTCCTGTTCAGTCTACATCGTCAGCACTACCAACATTACAGGGAAATTTTCCACAGACCACTGAAATGATAGAGGATTCTATATCTAAGTCTCTAGCTGTTGGGGAATACCTGACAAATATTCAGAAGAAAGTTGAAGCAACTCAACTACAACCACAAATTGGAGTAGACATCGGTATGTCAGCTTGGTCACAGGGCTCAGGGCGGCGTCCATCGACGGAATGTACCACTAATGTCACAGGACAGTCTCTTCAGCAGAACAAAATAAGTTCTATAGCTTCGTTACCTGGTATTGGACAACAGCCTACACAAGACATGTCTGGTTTTAGTCTGACACAAATGAAACAACTGGAGAGATGTTTGCGGCAACCATCAACTATCGAAACGCAGAAAAAAACTGCATCAGACATTTACACAAGTAAGGAAATACCACAACCGGGATCTACTCTGATGCCAAACCTTTCAAGAACTGTGATGGAAAATCAAAGAATGCAGTATGGCCTGCATAAAAATCAAGATTGTGTAAGCCAAGTGCCAATTCCAGATTCTAGGATGAACAAATCTTTGGCGAGTTCTATGTATCATGGATCTGGAGGGGCTAGCAATACGGCGATGCAGGGAAGCTTTTCACCAATATGGCCAGTTAACAATAGTATACCCACAACATGTTCTACCTGGAATCAAGGACAACCCGCAACCAATGTCCAGAGTAGAATAACAGGAAATGCTAGCAGTGAAATTCCACAGGCAACCAACAATCTCCGATCATTTGATGTTGGACACATGTCCAATCATTCCAGTGGCCAGTACCAGCCTAATAAAATCACAAGACCTGGGGCAAACAAGAGCTATAAAATTGTAGAACCACAGGGTTTCACAGGAAAAGTTGGCTATATTGGCTGTCTGATGGACACTGGAATAAACAACGATTCAGCTTCCCAATCTAGTAATTTTGTGTCAAATAGTACAGTGGGACCTTTTAACGGAATGAGTGCACATGCACCAGTGACTTTTCCTAATAGTAACATGGACCCACAGCGTAACACTGTCCCAGCACCTCATGGTATGTTTGGGCCCAATAATACCACAGCACCACAAAGTACATTTGGACCGAATAGTAACACAGCACCACAAAGTACGTTTGGACCGAATAGTACTACAGCACCACAAAGTACGTTTGGACTGAATAGTACCACAGCACCACAAAGTACGTTTGGACCGAATAGTACCACAGCACCACAAAGTATGTTTGGATCTAAAAATACCACAACACCACATGGTACAATGGGACCCAGTAGTAACACAATGTCACATGGTACATTTGGACCAACGAGTAATATGCCACCACCGTATAGGAACGCTGTAGAATCACAAAGTCATTCAGCCCCTCAGAACTCACAGAATATGATGGGTGTACTCGAAAGTAGTAATGATGGTTCAATTCCACGTAGCACATTACAGCAGAATTCACGGAGACATAGCACAGGTCAGAGCAACACGCCAAACCTTCCTGGACCTTCAAAGGCAAGTGAAGGGATCAATGCTGCTTCTGTACAACAGCAATCTTCAACAGCCGCTCCGCCTAATCCAGCCACCAACAGTTCCACATGTCAAGACAAGTTCCCACCAAAAGCACAGGAGAGTTTCTGGAATTCTCTTGGGGACAAGATCCATGGTGAAGCAG ACGCCTATCAAATGTTTATAATGGGACAGATGATGCAGAGGAAGTCTGTGGAATGGCTCAGAGATACCCTCCAAGAAACCAAAC TTGCTATGGAGAAGATGGACAAAGAACATAAAGAGGAGATGCGTAAAAGGAAAGAAAGTGAAGAGAATGTCACTAGAACGTTCAACAGCTTTAAAACTCTCGTTG AATCCTTTACAAAGAAGCACGGTGAAAACAGCTGA